AGGATGGTGTTCTGGAAATACCCGGGTTCATAGATTCTGAAAATCCCTTTCTGGGGCGTTTGAGCCACCGAACTTATGACCAGAGATGAAATGACCATGCTGCTGATAAACAATGCTTTATTCATAATTTCTTGGTTTTGGAAACGAAATCCGCTGCCCCTGGTGTCGGAGCAGCGGGTTCATTATTACGTGAAAATTATAAAATGTCGATGTTATTCTTACCGGTGATTTTTTCGCAGTAATGACATTGAAGTTTCAGGTCTTCTTTGTCGATTACCGTGAAACGGGTGGCAACCTGCTGGTGGTTGGTGATGCAATTCGGGTTAACGCATTTTACGATTTTCGTGATTTCGTCAGGAATTTTAACATTGCGCTTCTCGGTCACTTTGTAATCTTTGATAACAATCAGCGTGGCTGTTGGCGCTACCAGGGCAATCTTGTTTACTTCCTCATTTTCGAAGTATTTGTTGCTGACCTTGATAATCCCCTTTTTGCCGTATTTGTGGCTTTCAAGATTAAACCCCACTGTAAC
This sequence is a window from Lentimicrobium saccharophilum. Protein-coding genes within it:
- the pyrI gene encoding aspartate carbamoyltransferase regulatory subunit → MENENIRKELVVSAIENGSVIDHIPAKSVFRVVKMLNLEDTDTQVTVGFNLESHKYGKKGIIKVSNKYFENEEVNKIALVAPTATLIVIKDYKVTEKRNVKIPDEITKIVKCVNPNCITNHQQVATRFTVIDKEDLKLQCHYCEKITGKNNIDIL